Proteins encoded together in one Hevea brasiliensis isolate MT/VB/25A 57/8 chromosome 16, ASM3005281v1, whole genome shotgun sequence window:
- the LOC131174761 gene encoding G-type lectin S-receptor-like serine/threonine-protein kinase LECRK3, whose translation MLLIFLLLSSIFCKAIAQHSIISPGSSLTPTNISYWSSESGHFAFGFYPQGDGFAIGIWLPRIQQATVIWTANRDDPPLSRNATLILNTEGKLVLQQRGSEPKFIANIPKPASSASMLNSGNFVLYDSESKIIWQTFDAPTDTILPGQHLAAEEQLVSSISNKIHKSGRFALRMRRNGNLVMLALEYPLQRDYFYWISQTANAGDNVTLNLDTNGLLYLLDTNGKNIRTLSDGRTMFDQAMYRATIDADGIFRLYSHNLDRYSNWSMEWQSSDNKCDPTGLCGSNAYCTVVDQVVACACPSGFDFIDQSQKNLGCLPNSSADDCLHIKESSQAFNELEGISWKAEPYSTLPSSTKEACRQECLKDCYCEAAVYRNQQCGKHRLPLRFGKAQEKPSMTTFIKARVVDLGMKTGASNRKKELRTRGILIACTAISTLVSLALVIFGILFYRYRVWNYKKITSQGNDELFEDAILRSFAYDELKKATNNFEDEIGRGAFGTVYRGVISNGNRAVAIKRLGEVVAEGEREFRNEMKVIGRTHHKNLVRLFGYCHDGSNRLLVYEYMCNGSLADFLFRSEQKPAWEERIEIALNIARGIVYLHEECETQIIHCDIKPENILMDEKGSAKIADFGLSKLLMPNQSRTYTVIRGTRGYVAPEWHTNLPITVKVDVYSYGKMLLEIICCRRNVDLNVPDDQVVLASWVYDCFEANELDNLIQDEEVQEGKLERLVKVGLWCIQDEPSSRPSMKNVVLMLEGTIDIPDPPAPPSFSSSNNDTTGT comes from the coding sequence ATGTTGCTAATTTTTCTTCTACTGAGTTCAATATTTTGTAAAGCAATAGCTCAACACAGTATCATCAGCCCAGGCTCTTCTCTTACTCCCACTAATATCTCTTATTGGTCCTCAGAGTCTGGCCATTTCGCCTTTGGTTTTTATCCACAAGGGGATGGCTTTGCTATAGGCATATGGTTGCCAAGAATCCAGCAGGCAACTGTCATATGGACAGCTAACCGTGATGACCCTCCTCTGTCCAGGAATGCTACTTTGATCTTAAATACCGAAGGTAAGCTCGTCCTGCAGCAACGAGGAAGTGAACCGAAATTCATTGCAAATATTCCGAAGCCTGCTTCCTCAGCCTCCATGCTCAATTCTGGTAATTTTGTACTCTATGATTCGGAGTCTAAGATCATATGGCAGACTTTTGATGCCCCCACAGACACCATTTTACCAGGACAGCATCTAGCGGCTGAGGAACAGCTGGTGAGTAGCATCTCCAACAAAATTCATAAGAGTGGAAGATTTGCACTCAGGATGCGAAGGAATGGAAATCTGGTAATGTTGGCACTGGAATATCCACTTCAAAGGGATTACTTTTACTGGATATCCCAGACAGCAAATGCTGGAGATAATGTTACGCTGAATCTTGATACCAATGGTCTGCTGTACCTGCTGGATACTAATGGCAAAAATATAAGGACACTAAGTGATGGCAGAACCATGTTTGATCAAGCTATGTATCGGGCAACAATTGATGCAGATGGAATATTCCGATTGTATTCGCATAATTTGGATCGATACAGCAATTGGTCAATGGAATGGCAGTCATCTGATAACAAGTGCGATCCCACTGGCTTGTGTGGCTCAAATGCATATTGTACTGTGGTGGATCAGGTAGTTGCATGCGCTTGTCCTTCTGGTTTTGATTTTATTGATCAAAGCCAGAAGAATTTGGGGTGCCTGCCGAATTCAAGCGCAGATGATTGCTTGCATATTAAAGAGAGTAGTCAGGCTTTTAATGAATTGGAAGGCATATCATGGAAAGCTGAACCATATTCTACTCTTCCGTCTAGTACAAAAGAAGCTTGCAGACAGGAGTGCCTAAAAGACTGTTATTGTGAAGCTGCAGTATATAGGAATCAACAGTGCGGAAAACACAGGCTTCCTCTGAGATTTGGGAAAGCCCAGGAAAAACCATCAATGACAACTTTTATCAAAGCAAGAGTTGTAGATTTGGGAATGAAAACTGGGGCCAGTAATAGAAAGAAAGAGTTACGAACAAGAGGCATCCTGATAGCTTGCACTGCAATCTCAACACTCGTATCACTAGCTCTGGTGATTTTTGGTATTCTTTTCTACAGATACCGTGTTTGGAACTACAAAAAAATTACAAGTCAAGGCAATGATGAACTGTTCGAAGATGCCATTTTGAGATCATTTGCGTATGACGAGCTAAAAAAAGCAACTaacaatttcgaggatgaaattggcAGAGGAGCTTTTGGGACAGTGTATAGAGGTGTCATATCAAATGGCAATAGAGCTGTGGCAATCAAGAGGCTAGGGGAAGTGGTGGCGGAAGGTGAGAGAGAATTTCGGAATGAGATGAAAGTAATAGGGAGAACCCATCACAAAAACTTAGTTCGATTGTTTGGTTACTGCCATGATGGATCTAACAGGCTTCTGGTATACGAGTACATGTGCAATGGCTCACTTGCAGATTTTCTTTTCAGGTCTGAGCAAAAGCCAGCCTGGGAGGAAAGAATTGAAATTGCACTAAACATAGCCCGAGGAATTGTCTATTTGCACGAAGAATGTGAGACCCAGATCATCCATTGCGACATCAAACCTGAAAACATTCTGATGGATGAGAAAGGATCAGCAAAAATTGCAGATTTTGGTTTGTCCAAGCTGCTGATGCCCAACCAGTCCAGGACGTATACTGTAATCAGAGGAACAAGAGGATATGTTGCGCCTGAGTGGCACACTAACTTGCCAATTACCGTCAAGGTAGATGTGTACAGCTATGGAAAAATGTTACTGGAGATCATATGCTGTCGTAGGAATGTGGATTTGAATGTTCCTGACGACCAAGTTGTTCTTGCAAGCTGGGTCTATGATTGCTTTGAGGCTAATGAGTTAGATAATC